One Chiloscyllium plagiosum isolate BGI_BamShark_2017 unplaced genomic scaffold, ASM401019v2 scaf_65887, whole genome shotgun sequence genomic window, GTGTTTATAAAGAGTAAGCTTTCATTGGCAGGCAGTTTGACCAAACGGGGGCACACGGGGGTTTGGAAGTTGAGACGGAGGCTGCTTTCTACCGAAAAGTCTTGGCTCCATTTTCAACGGTACTTCGAGGACAGATACCCGTTAACGGCCTTAAGGAATTTGTCCACagcgagttgaactgaaggggtGAAGTTGTTCACGTGATTGGCCAAACTCACTTGGATACATGTGGAGAAAACCTGGAAGCGGAAGAAATATACATTTGAAAACCGATCCGGAAACAGCATTCCGTCAACATGAAACCACAAAAATCAGAGGAACCCGGAGGAACTCAGTCGGTTGTGAAGCCGGACAATTTTGAATTGACCTGTTTGGCCAGTCCTTAGGGACAGGGGAGATGTGAACGCATTCCCCTGATCCTGACGATGTGCACAGCCTCACCATGCCGTGACTGGAAACTCAGTTCCGAGCACAGCTGGCTTTTCATTTCCCGCCCTTCCAAATGAATGTCCGGTCCCTGTGCCGAGCATCTCAAGATTCCCGCGGAGATACCTACCGGGAAGTTCTGAGGATCCACCAAAAGCTCTTTCCCATGCTTTGTAGCC contains:
- the LOC122545076 gene encoding hemoglobin subunit alpha-like — its product is QPRIHPGSKAYFSYDENNQEKLQNHGKKVIEAVANAANNVNNLKCNLDKLATKHGKELLVDPQNFPVFSTCIQVSLANHVNNFTPSVQLAVDKFLKAVNGYLSSKYR